A stretch of the Musa acuminata AAA Group cultivar baxijiao chromosome BXJ2-7, Cavendish_Baxijiao_AAA, whole genome shotgun sequence genome encodes the following:
- the LOC135617690 gene encoding eukaryotic translation initiation factor 3 subunit E-like, with translation MADYDLTSRIAPHLDRHLVFPLLEFLQERELYADDEILKAKIQLLSQTNMVDYAMDIHKALYHTEDVPQEMVGRRVEVVARLKSLEELAAPLISFLQNASLVQELRPDKQYNIQMLHDRFQIGADQIEALYQYAKFQFECGNYSGAADYLYQYRALCTNSERSLSALWGKLAAEILMQNWDTALEELNRLKEIIDSKSFASPLNQLQNRIWLMHWSLFIFFNHENGRNGIIDLFFQDRYLNAIQTNAHHLLRYVATAVIVNKRRRNMLKELVKVIQQELHSYKDPITEFLECLYVNYDFDGAQTKLKECEQVILNDPFLGKRIEDSNFTTVPLREEFLENARLFVFETYCRIHRCIDISVLAEKLNLNMSYDEALVWITNLIRNSKLEAKIDAVLGTVTMPIVHQNVHEQIIEAMKNLNMRTYLLAKNIVEPAQAAQATR, from the exons ATGGCGGACTACGACCTCACCTCCCGCATCGCTCCCCACCTCGATCGCCACCTCGTCTTCCCGCTCCTCGAGTTCTTGCAGGAGCGGGAGCTCTATGCCGACGATGAGATCCTCAAGGCCAAGATCCAGCTCCTCTCCCAGACTAACATGGTCGACTACGCCATGGACATCCACAAGGCCCTCTACCACACCGAGGATGTGCCCCAAG AGATGGTGGGTAGGAGGGTAGAGGTCGTCGCGAGGTTGAAGTCCCTCGAGGAGTTGGCGGCTCCGCTTATCTCGTTCCTTCAGAATGCTTCCTTGGTCCAGGAGCTGAGGCCTGACAAACAGTACAACATCCAGATGCTCCATGACCGCTTTCAG ATTGGGGCAGATCAGATTGAGGCTCTCTATCAGTATGCAAAGTTCCAGTTTGAATGTGGTAACTACTCTGGTGCTGCGGATTACTTGTATCAATATCGCGCGTTGTGCACTAACAGTGAAAGGAGCCTGAGTGCGCTGTGGGGAAAGCTTGCTGCAGAGATTTTAATGCAGAATTGGGATACTGCACTTGAGGAGCTGAACCGGCTAAAAGAGATTATTGATTCAAAG AGCTTTGCTTCTCCCTTGAATCAACTGCAAAACAGAATATGGCTGATGCATTGGAGCCTCTTCATCTTCTTTAATCATGAAAATGGCAGAAATGGAATCATTGATCTATTTTTCCAAGACAG ATACTTGAATGCTATTCAAACAAATGCACATCACCTCCTCCGTTATGTTGCAACTGCTGTCATTgttaacaaaagaagaagaaatatgcTTAAGGAGTTGGTCAAAGTTATCCAACAGGAGCTGCATAGCTATAAGGATCCCATAACAGAATTTCTGGAATGCTTGTATGTGAATTATGACTTTGATGGTGCACAAACGAAACTCAAGGAGTGTGAACAA GTAATATTGAATGATCCTTTCCTTGGTAAACGGATTGAAGATTCTAACTTTACCACTGTTCCTCTGAGGGAGGAATTCCTAGAAAATGCCCGTCTCTTCGTATTTGAGACTTACTGCCGTATCCATCGGTGCATTGATATCAG TGTGCTTGCTGAAAAGTTGAACTTGAACATGAGCTATGATGAAGCACTGGTTTGGATAACGAATCTCATCCGCAACTCAAAGCTTGAAGCTAAAATAGATGCAGTGTTAGGGACTGTGACCATGCCAATCGTTCATCAAAATGT GCACGAGCAGATAATAGAAGCAATGAAGAATCTTAATATGCGGACTTACCTACTGGCAAAGAACATTGTAGAACCTGCACAAGCTGCACAAGCCACTCGTTAG
- the LOC135617691 gene encoding protein ABA AND ROS SENSITIVE 1-like: protein MDQRRALFRSKVREAQKREKRIDSPLVRYNETDQPVCRVCNIVLKSESNWPAHQVSRKHHEAIENLKATAGGLPRENNLGSEPPKVSQTRSSSTLPADFFDGQGAKRQKTDTVLGGTTQSVITPAGSSFSYKQGKKDLSPVSQPLNAPESLNIRSEKVVVSEETSVSKLSTKLDQPSKMMGGTDGQQDMGVLPNNFFDNNERTDDQPLKQIEDKSNLQLKKVNKTLDSSNQTSQASKKIDGSDAKQVKGALPEGFFDNKDADLRARGIEPVKVDINDAYKEFEKEIQGNLQEVDDRLEEEEIDAADEMEEFRSLEQKAYKEKVDEIKKKLIEAKAERLARLQQPPTFLGKESSDESSSDEEGDDDDTSNFAVDWRAQHL, encoded by the exons ATGGATCAGAGGAGGGCCCTGTTTCGCTCGAAAGTGAGAGAGGCACAAAAGCGTGAGAAGCGCATCGATTCTCCCCTCGTGAG GTATAATGAGACTGATCAGCCAGTTTGCCGAGTGTGCAACATTGTCTTGAAGTCAGAATCAAATTGGCCTGCACATCAAGTTTCTAGGAAGCATCATGAG GCTATTGAGAATCTAAAAGCTACAGCTGGTGGATTGCCTCGTGAGAATAATCTAGGCTCTGAACCTCCAAAGGTGTCACAAACTAGATCGTCTTCCACATTGCCTGCAGACTTTTTTGATGGTCAAGGTGCAAAGAGACAAAAGACCG ATACGGTTCTGGGAGGGACGACCCAGTCTGTTATCACACCAGCTGGTTCTTCTTTCTCTTATAAACAAGGCAAGAAAGATTTATCTCCCGTTAGTCAGCCCTTGAATGCACCAGAGTCTCTGAACATTAGAAGTGAGAAGGTTGTGGTGAGTGAGGAAACAAGTGTGAGTAAACTGTCTACTAAGCTTGATCAGCCGTCAAAAATGATGGGTGGCACAGATGGTCAGCAAGATATGGGGGTTCTTCCCAATAACTTTTTCGACAACAATGAAAGAACTGATGATCAGCCTTTAAAACAGATAGAAGACAAAAGTAATTTACAACTCAAGAAGGTAAACAAAACTCTGGATAGTTCCAATCAGACCAGTCAAGCATCAAAAAAGATCGATGGATCTGATGCCAAGCAAGTTAAAGGAGCATTACCAGAAGGTTTTTTTGACAATAAGGATGCAGATCTCCGTGCACGTGGGATTGAACCTGTTAAAGTTGATATAAA TGATGCATACAAAGAATTCGAGAAGGAAATCCAAGGTAATTTGCAGGAAGTGGATGACCGCctggaagaagaagag ATTGATGCTGCTGATGAGATGGAGGAGTTTCGTTCTCTGGAGCAAAA GGCATATAAAGAGAAGGTGGATGAGATAAAGAAGAAGCTTATTGAGGCGAAGGCAGAACGTCTTGCAAGATTACAGCAACCCCCGACGTTTTTGGGCAAGGAGTCTAGTGATGAGTCATCGAGTGACGAGGAGGGTGACGATGATGACACCAGTAACTTTGCAGTGGATTGGAGGGCTCAACATTTGTAG